Proteins encoded by one window of Manihot esculenta cultivar AM560-2 chromosome 10, M.esculenta_v8, whole genome shotgun sequence:
- the LOC110624544 gene encoding mitochondrial uncoupling protein 5: MGLKGFVEGGIASIVAGASTHPLDLIKVRMQLQGESHLPNPASLQALRPAIAFNTVAAGAGNISLPVEIAPPPARVGPISIGVRIIQSEGAAALFSGVSATILRQTLYSTTRMGLYDVLKHKWTDQDTGTMPLPRKILAGLISGGIGADVGNPADVAMVRMQADGRLPIDQRRNYKSVFDALTQMSKQEGIASLWRGSSLTVNRAMIVTASQLASYDQIKEMILEKGVMSDGIGTHVTASFAAGFVASVASNPIDVIKTRVMNMKVETGAEPPYKGALDCAMKTVRAEGPMALYKGFIPTISRQGPFTVVLFVTLEQVRKLLKDF, encoded by the coding sequence ATGGGTTTGAAGGGTTTTGTTGAAGGTGGTATTGCCTCCATCGTCGCTGGTGCCTCCACCCATCCTCTTGATCTCATCAAGGTTCGCATGCAACTTCAAGGTGAATCCCACCTCCCCAATCCAGCCTCCCTTCAAGCCCTCCGTCCTGCCATCGCCTTCAACACGGTTGCTGCTGGTGCCGGCAATATTTCACTACCTGTAGAAATTGCTCCTCCACCTGCTCGTGTTGGACCCATTTCTATCGGTGTTCGTATCATTCAATCTGAAGGTGCTGCAGCCCTTTTCTCTGGTGTATCTGCCACTATACTTCGCCAGACCTTGTACTCAACCACCCGTATGGGTCTTTACGATGTTCTTAAACACAAGTGGACAGATCAAGACACCGGAACCATGCCTCTTCCACGCAAGATTCTTGCCGGCCTTATCTCCGGCGGTATCGGAGCCGACGTTGGGAACCCCGCTGACGTGGCTATGGTCCGAATGCAGGCTGATGGACGTCTCCCAATTGACCAACGTCGCAACTACAAGAGTGTGTTTGATGCTCTGACTCAAATGTCAAAGCAAGAAGGAATTGCTAGCCTCTGGCGTGGCTCAAGTCTAACAGTGAACCGTGCGATGATCGTCACTGCATCACAGCTCGCATCCTATGATCAGATCAAGGAGATGATATTGGAGAAGGGTGTGATGAGTGATGGAATAGGGACCCATGTGACGGCGAGCTTCGCAGCTGGGTTTGTGGCATCGGTGGCTTCAAACCCTATAGATGTGATAAAGACTAGGGTTATGAACATGAAGGTGGAGACAGGGGCGGAGCCGCCATACAAGGGTGCATTAGACTGTGCAATGAAGACAGTGAGGGCGGAGGGTCCAATGGCTTTGTATAAGGGATTTATCCCTACAATCTCAAGGCAAGGACCTTTCACTGTGGTGCTGTTTGTCACGCTAGAGCAGGTCAGGAAACTGCTCAAAGATTTCTAA
- the LOC110624507 gene encoding mitochondrial uncoupling protein 5: MGLKGFVEGGIASIVAGASTHPLDLIKVRMQLQGESHLPNPASLQALRPAIAFNTVAAGAGNISLPVEIAPPPARVGPISIGVRIIQSEGAAALFSGVSATILRQTLYSTTRMGLYDVLKHKWTDQDTGSMPLPRKILAGLISGGIGASVGNPADVAMVRMQADGRLPIDQRRNYKSVFDALTQMSKQEGIASLWRGSSLTVNRAMIVTASQLASYDQIKEMILEKGVMSDGIGTHVTASFAAGFVASVASNPIDVIKTRVMNMKVETGAEPPYKGALDCAMKTVKAEGPMALYKGFIPTISRQGPFTVVLFVTLEQVRKLLKDF, from the coding sequence ATGGGTTTGAAGGGTTTTGTTGAAGGTGGTATTGCCTCCATTGTCGCCGGTGCCTCCACCCACCCTCTTGACCTCATCAAGGTTCGCATGCAACTTCAAGGTGAATCCCACCTCCCCAATCCAGCTTCCCTTCAAGCCCTCCGTCCTGCCATCGCCTTCAACACGGTTGCTGCTGGTGCCGGTAATATTTCACTACCTGTAGAAATTGCTCCTCCGCCAGCTCGCGTTGGACCCATTTCTATCGGTGTTCGTATCATTCAATCTGAAGGTGCTGCAGCCCTTTTCTCTGGTGTATCTGCCACTATACTTCGCCAGACCTTGTACTCAACCACCCGTATGGGTCTTTACGATGTTCTCAAACACAAGTGGACAGATCAAGACACCGGAAGCATGCCTCTTCCACGCAAGATTCTTGCCGGCCTTATCTCCGGCGGTATCGGAGCCTCCGTTGGGAACCCCGCTGACGTGGCTATGGTCCGAATGCAGGCTGATGGACGTCTCCCAATTGACCAACGTCGCAACTACAAGAGTGTGTTTGATGCTCTGACTCAAATGTCAAAGCAAGAAGGAATTGCTAGCCTCTGGCGTGGCTCAAGTCTAACAGTGAACCGTGCAATGATCGTCACTGCATCACAGCTCGCATCCTATGATCAGATCAAGGAGATGATATTGGAGAAGGGAGTGATGAGCGATGGAATTGGGACCCATGTGACGGCGAGCTTCGCAGCTGGGTTTGTGGCATCGGTGGCTTCAAACCCTATAGATGTGATAAAGACTAGGGTTATGAACATGAAGGTGGAGACAGGGGCGGAGCCGCCATACAAGGGTGCATTAGACTGTGCAATGAAGACAGTGAAGGCGGAGGGTCCAATGGCTTTGTATAAGGGATTTATCCCTACAATCTCAAGGCAAGGACCTTTCACTGTGGTGCTGTTTGTCACGCTAGAGCAGGTCAGGAAGCTGCTCAAAGATTTCTAA
- the LOC110625158 gene encoding mitochondrial uncoupling protein 5 gives MGFKGFFEGGIASIVAGASTHPLDLIKVRMQLHGESHLPNPSTLHAYRPAFAANVLLPTTLEVPPPPRVGPISLGVRIIQSEGVAALFSGVSATVLRQTLYSTTRMGLYEVLKQKWAEPETGNLPLLRKILAGLVAGGVGAAVGNPADVAMVRMQADGRLPVDLRRNYKSVVDALTQMSKQEGIASLWRGSSLTVNRAMIVTASQLASYDQIKEMILEKGVMSNGIGTHVTASFAAGFVAAVASNPIDVIKTRVMNMKVETGAEPPYKGALDCAMKTVRAEGAMALYKGFIPTISRQGPFTVVLFVTLEQVRKLLKDL, from the coding sequence ATGGGTTTCAAAGGCTTTTTTGAAGGTGGCATTGCCTCCATCGTCGCCGGTGCTTCCACCCACCCTCTCGATCTAATCAAGGTTCGCATGCAACTCCACGGTGAATCTCACCTTCCAAATCCGTCCACGTTGCATGCCTATCGTCCTGCTTTTGCTGCTAACGTTTTACTACCAACAACCTTAGAAGTTCCCCCTCCACCTCGTGTAGGACCCATTTCCCTTGGCGTCCGTATCATCCAATCTGAAGGTGTCGCCGCACTTTTCTCTGGCGTTTCCGCCACTGTCCTACGTCAAACCCTATACTCCACCACCCGTATGGGACTTTATGAAGTCCTTAAACAAAAGTGGGCTGAACCTGAAACTGGAAATCTGCCTCTTTTACGTAAGATATTGGCTGGCCTCGTCGCTGGAGGAGTTGGAGCTGCCGTTGGGAACCCAGCTGATGTAGCTATGGTTCGAATGCAAGCAGATGGACGGCTCCCCGTTGACCTACGTCGGAACTACAAAAGTGTGGTGGATGCTCTCACACAAATGTCCAAGCAAGAAGGCATAGCTAGCCTGTGGCGTGGCTCAAGTCTGACAGTGAACCGTGCAATGATTGTCACCGCATCACAGCTCGCATCCTATGATCAGATAAAAGAGATGATCTTGGAAAAGGGTGTGATGAGCAATGGAATAGGAACCCATGTGACGGCGAGCTTCGCAGCTGGGTTTGTGGCTGCTGTGGCTTCAAATCCTATAGATGTGATAAAGACTAGGGTTATGAACATGAAGGTGGAGACAGGGGCGGAGCCGCCTTACAAGGGTGCATTAGATTGTGCAATGAAGACTGTGAGGGCGGAAGGAGCTATGGCATTGTACAAAGGATTTATACCTACAATCTCAAGGCAAGGACCTTTCACGGTGGTGCTGTTTGTCACTCTTGAGCAGGTCAGAAAGCTTCTTAAGGATCTATGA